Proteins found in one Chiroxiphia lanceolata isolate bChiLan1 unplaced genomic scaffold, bChiLan1.pri scaffold_59_arrow_ctg1, whole genome shotgun sequence genomic segment:
- the BAX gene encoding apoptosis regulator BAX gives MQTGAILLRAFVRDRVERCGDPQAVALSVAELGEPQPSSPDTKRLSECLRRIGDELDSNMELQRMIEQVGCDAPKKLFFRVAKEMFADGTFNWGRVVALFYFACKLVLKALCTKVPELVQTILGWTMEYLREHVLAWIQAQGGWEGLLSHFGTPTWQTITIFAAGVLTASLTIWKMS, from the exons ATGCAGACGGGGGCGATCCTGCTGCGGGC GTTCGTGCGGGACCGCGTGGAGCGCTGCGGGGACCCGCAGGCCGTGGCGCTGAGCGTGGCCGAGCTGGGcgagccccagcccagcagccccgACACCAAGCGGCTCAGCGAGTGCCTGCGGCGCATCGGCGACGAGCTCGACAGCAACAtggagctgcagag GATGATCGAGCAGGTGGGCTGTGACGCCCccaaaaagcttttcttccgCGTGGCCAAGGAGATGTTCGCCGACGGCACCTTCAACTGGGGCCGCGTCGTCGCCCTCTTCTACTTCGCCTGCAAGCTGGTTCTGAAG GCACTCTGCACCAAGGTCCCGGAGCTGGTGCAGACCATCCTGGGCTGGACCATGGAGTACCTTAGGGAGCACGTGCTGGCCTGGATCCAGGCCCAGGGCGGATGG gaAGGGCTGCTCTCCCACTTCGGGACCCCCACCTGGCAGACCATCACCATCTTCGCCGCCGGCGTCCTCACGGCCTCTCTCACCATCTGGAAGATGTCGTAG
- the LOC116781725 gene encoding ferritin heavy chain A-like, protein MESQIRQNYHRDCEAAVNRMVNMELHASYVYLSMGFYFERDDVALPRLGRFFLEQAREEREHAEGLLRFQTRRGGRVLLQDVKKPERDTWGSALEAVEAALQLEKSVNQALLDLHGLASEKGDPHLCDFLESHYLDEQVKAIKALGDHATNLRRLTGATSGPGGAPAGLGEYLFDRLSLEERS, encoded by the exons ATGGAGTCCCAAATCCGCCAGAACTACCACCGCGACTGCGAAGCCGCCGTCAACCGCATGGTCAACATGGAGCTCCACGCCTCCTACGTCTACCTGTCCATG GGCTTTTACTTCGAGCGGGACGATGTGGCGCTGCCGCGGCTCGGCCGGTTCTTCCTGGAGCAGGCTCGGGAGGAGCGGGAACACGCCGAGGGGCTCCTGCGCTTCCAGACGCGCCGCGGCGGCCGCGTGTTGCTGCAGGACGTCAAG AAGCCGGAGCGGGACACCTGGGGGTCGGCGCTGGAGGCGGTGGAGGCAGCGCTGCAGCTCGAGAAGTCGGTGAACCAGGCGCTGCTGGACCTGCACGGCCTGGCCTCCGAGAAGGGAGACCCCCAC CTCTGCGACTTCCTGGAGTCCCACTACCTGGACGAGCAGGTGAAGGCCATCAAGGCGCTGGGGGACCACGCCACCAACCTGCGCCGCCTCACCGGGGCCACCAGCGGGCCAGGGGGGGCCCCGGCCGGGCTCGGGGAGTACCTGTTCGACCGCCTGAGCCTGGAGGAGCGCAGCTGA